One stretch of Paenibacillus sp. FSL R5-0341 DNA includes these proteins:
- the hemB gene encoding porphobilinogen synthase produces the protein MSFPIVRHRRLRQSTGIRNMVRETHLTVDDFIQPIYVTYGENVKSEIKSMPGVFRFSLDRLQEEVTEIAELGIPAVLLFGIPETKDSVGSSGFAEDGIVQEATRLIKSWYPELLVVADTCLCEFTDHGHCGMVHTVEIDGHICGDVLNDESLDLLVQTAVSQAKAGADIIAPSNMMDGFVQAIRAGLDENGFSHIPIMSYSVKYASAFYGPFREAADSTPQFGDRKSYQMDPANAREALREAETDVLEGADMLMVKPSLSYLDVMRTIKDQFDLPLVAYNVSGEYAMVKAAAIQGWIDEKKVAMEILLSMKRAGADMIITYYGKDASRWLAEQ, from the coding sequence ATGAGTTTTCCAATTGTACGGCATCGCCGTTTACGTCAATCCACAGGTATTCGTAATATGGTCAGAGAGACCCATCTCACCGTAGATGATTTTATTCAACCAATCTATGTTACGTATGGAGAAAATGTAAAATCTGAAATTAAATCCATGCCTGGCGTATTCCGCTTCTCGCTGGATCGTCTTCAGGAGGAAGTAACGGAAATTGCTGAGCTGGGAATTCCTGCTGTGCTATTGTTCGGTATTCCGGAGACTAAGGACAGTGTGGGTTCATCTGGTTTTGCTGAAGATGGCATTGTGCAGGAAGCGACGAGATTGATCAAATCCTGGTACCCGGAGCTGCTGGTTGTTGCGGATACTTGTCTGTGTGAATTCACGGATCACGGCCACTGCGGTATGGTACACACCGTGGAGATTGACGGTCACATCTGCGGAGATGTGTTAAATGACGAATCACTTGATCTGCTCGTGCAAACGGCAGTGTCTCAAGCCAAAGCAGGAGCGGACATTATTGCACCATCCAACATGATGGATGGATTTGTACAAGCGATCCGCGCGGGGCTGGATGAGAATGGATTCAGTCACATTCCGATTATGTCTTACTCTGTTAAATATGCATCCGCATTCTATGGTCCATTCCGTGAAGCTGCGGATTCCACACCACAATTCGGAGACCGCAAGTCATATCAGATGGACCCGGCGAACGCACGTGAAGCCTTGCGTGAAGCAGAGACGGATGTGCTCGAAGGAGCGGACATGTTGATGGTAAAACCATCCCTTTCCTATCTGGATGTTATGCGCACCATTAAGGATCAATTTGATCTTCCGCTTGTTGCCTATAATGTAAGTGGCGAGTATGCCATGGTGAAGGCGGCGGCGATTCAAGGCTGGATCGATGAGAAAAAAGTTGCCATGGAAATCCTGCTCAGCATGAAACGCGCAGGTGCAGATATGATCATTACCTACTACGGAAAAGACGCTTCACGCTGGTTGGCTGAGCAATAA
- the cobA gene encoding uroporphyrinogen-III C-methyltransferase: MVGKVFLVGAGPGDAKLITVKGWESIGKADAVVYDRLASPRLLKQMKPGAVKIYVGKRPDRHTMKQEEINQLLVDLALEGKVVVRLKGGDPTIFGRVGEEADLLHKNGIPFEIVPGVTAAISVPAYAGIPVTHRDYASSISIITGHESPDKLDRSIHWDKVTNATGTLVFMMGVAKIGYISEQLIRHGRPAQTPVALIRWGTRAEQDTITGTLEDIEAKVIAANFQPPAVIVVGDVVNQREQLKWAEALPLFGKRILVTRARSQASELVNRIEELGGEPYEFPVIETVMPSSESAQQSVKDALSALNTYDWVFFTSVNGVEFFFRHLEQEGKDIRSIHQARIAAVGPSTADALRKHGIVAEVVKGPFQAEGMLEAFESELKEGQKVLLPHGDLARTWLRDQLRERGLQVTEAIIYDTILAGEDDDELLKLLEEGGIHAVTFTSSSTVTNFMNMLKRMGLQDPLPLLKNVEVACIGPVTAKTAEAAGLHVTLMAEEATMDSLITVLCDWKRTGTKEGVLRN; encoded by the coding sequence ATGGTGGGAAAGGTCTTTTTGGTAGGAGCAGGTCCTGGGGATGCGAAGCTAATTACGGTAAAAGGATGGGAATCCATCGGTAAAGCCGATGCTGTAGTCTATGATCGTTTGGCAAGTCCGAGATTGTTAAAACAGATGAAACCCGGTGCGGTCAAGATTTACGTGGGCAAGCGCCCTGATCGGCATACGATGAAACAGGAAGAGATCAATCAACTGTTGGTTGATCTGGCTTTGGAAGGTAAGGTTGTAGTTCGGCTTAAGGGTGGCGATCCAACTATCTTTGGACGCGTGGGCGAAGAGGCGGATTTGCTGCACAAAAACGGAATCCCGTTTGAGATTGTACCTGGGGTTACAGCTGCAATAAGTGTGCCTGCGTATGCCGGAATTCCTGTGACTCACCGTGACTATGCGTCCTCTATCTCTATCATTACGGGGCATGAGAGTCCGGACAAGCTTGATCGCAGCATCCATTGGGATAAAGTGACGAATGCAACGGGCACACTTGTATTTATGATGGGGGTTGCCAAAATTGGATATATCAGCGAACAATTGATTCGTCATGGTCGTCCAGCGCAAACACCAGTAGCTCTAATTCGTTGGGGAACACGAGCGGAACAGGATACCATTACAGGTACCCTTGAAGATATAGAGGCGAAAGTGATCGCAGCCAATTTCCAACCGCCAGCTGTTATTGTGGTGGGGGATGTCGTGAATCAACGGGAACAATTGAAATGGGCAGAAGCGCTGCCGCTGTTTGGCAAACGAATTCTGGTGACACGTGCTCGCAGTCAGGCGAGTGAACTTGTGAATCGCATTGAGGAACTCGGCGGGGAACCGTATGAGTTTCCGGTCATTGAGACGGTTATGCCGTCCAGTGAATCTGCGCAGCAAAGTGTCAAAGACGCCCTTAGTGCTTTAAATACGTATGACTGGGTGTTTTTCACAAGTGTGAACGGGGTGGAGTTTTTCTTCCGTCATCTGGAACAGGAAGGCAAGGACATTCGTTCGATTCATCAAGCGAGAATTGCTGCCGTAGGACCGTCTACAGCAGACGCTTTACGTAAACATGGCATCGTTGCAGAGGTTGTCAAAGGTCCTTTCCAGGCCGAAGGCATGCTTGAGGCTTTTGAAAGTGAGCTGAAGGAAGGCCAGAAAGTACTGCTTCCGCACGGCGATCTTGCCCGTACGTGGTTACGTGACCAGCTGAGAGAACGAGGACTTCAAGTCACCGAGGCTATCATCTATGATACGATCCTCGCTGGTGAGGATGATGACGAACTGCTCAAGCTGCTTGAAGAAGGCGGTATTCACGCGGTGACCTTTACAAGTTCATCGACGGTTACCAACTTCATGAACATGTTGAAACGGATGGGATTGCAGGATCCACTGCCTTTATTGAAAAATGTGGAGGTTGCTTGTATCGGACCTGTTACAGCGAAGACGGCAGAGGCCGCTGGACTACATGTTACACTGATGGCAGAGGAAGCAACGATGGATAGTCTGATCACCGTTCTATGCGACTGGAAACGGACAGGCACCAAAGAAGGTGTCCTTCGGAATTAA
- the hemC gene encoding hydroxymethylbilane synthase, with the protein MRTIKVGSRQSALALTQTGHVIQDLRDICEREGLAFDFEVHKIVTKGDLILDVTLSKVGGKGLFVKEIEQAMLDRTIDMAVHSMKDMPSELPEGLINGAVPRRADPRDALISNGGLTLDQLPEGARVGTSSLRRSSQLKAYRPDLQLESLRGNIDSRLRKLETEGLDAIILAAAGLYRMGWEDRITEYLTETACLPAVGQGALGIECREDDEELLHLLQLYNDPETAFPVQAERRFLSVLNGGCQVPIGAHAVWLPQEDADSLNGENTLQLTGMVGTPDGGLILKEALTGKDPVRLGEEVAWRLIERGAEQILAEVRG; encoded by the coding sequence ATGCGTACAATTAAAGTTGGTAGTAGACAGAGCGCGCTTGCGCTAACCCAGACAGGCCATGTTATTCAGGATTTACGCGATATTTGTGAGCGGGAAGGATTAGCTTTTGACTTTGAAGTACATAAGATTGTTACGAAGGGAGATCTCATTCTGGATGTAACCTTGTCAAAAGTGGGGGGCAAAGGTTTGTTCGTCAAAGAGATTGAACAGGCGATGCTTGATCGTACCATTGATATGGCTGTGCATAGCATGAAGGATATGCCTTCCGAGTTACCCGAAGGATTAATTAATGGGGCTGTTCCCCGGCGTGCAGATCCACGGGATGCATTGATTTCCAATGGTGGACTTACGCTCGATCAACTGCCAGAAGGAGCGAGAGTCGGCACAAGCAGTTTGCGCCGATCCAGTCAATTGAAGGCCTATCGCCCAGATTTACAATTGGAATCACTTCGCGGCAATATTGATTCCCGTCTGCGGAAGCTGGAGACTGAAGGACTCGACGCAATTATTTTGGCTGCGGCAGGATTGTATCGAATGGGCTGGGAAGACCGGATTACCGAGTACTTGACCGAAACAGCTTGTCTTCCGGCCGTGGGTCAGGGCGCGCTTGGTATCGAATGTCGTGAAGACGATGAGGAGCTATTGCACTTGTTGCAGCTGTATAACGATCCGGAGACAGCATTTCCCGTACAGGCGGAACGCCGTTTTCTCAGTGTACTGAATGGGGGCTGTCAGGTTCCAATTGGTGCTCATGCGGTATGGCTGCCTCAGGAAGATGCGGATTCCCTGAATGGAGAAAACACGTTACAATTAACAGGTATGGTTGGCACGCCAGATGGTGGACTGATTCTTAAGGAAGCTCTGACTGGCAAAGATCCGGTTCGTCTGGGAGAAGAAGTGGCTTGGAGATTGATTGAACGGGGAGCAGAGCAGATACTGGCAGAAGTTAGGGGATGA
- a CDS encoding bifunctional precorrin-2 dehydrogenase/sirohydrochlorin ferrochelatase — protein sequence MDRYTPIFVNISGKKCCVVGGGRVAERKIKGLLHAEAQITVISPELTPVLKQLHHESRIQWIDRSYRNGDLRGAFLVYAATDRSEVNSTVVREAEAAGILVNDAMSSEYSNFITPSVVRRGRLSIAISTAGAGPTAAAEIRATLEEQFGDEYETYLEFLHQMRTEVKLRVSSPSLRSTLLRQLTEMNILEDIRTGHFRWWTEEEIGDWISRNQEEV from the coding sequence ATGGATCGCTACACGCCGATATTTGTGAATATTTCTGGCAAGAAGTGTTGCGTGGTTGGCGGTGGACGTGTTGCCGAGCGTAAAATAAAGGGATTGCTGCATGCCGAGGCACAGATTACGGTCATTAGTCCGGAGCTTACTCCCGTATTAAAACAACTGCATCATGAATCCCGAATTCAATGGATAGACCGGTCCTACCGCAATGGAGATTTGCGGGGGGCCTTTCTCGTATATGCAGCGACTGACCGTTCAGAGGTCAATTCAACTGTGGTTCGGGAGGCTGAGGCCGCGGGCATACTGGTGAATGATGCGATGTCTTCCGAGTACAGCAACTTTATTACGCCAAGCGTGGTCAGGCGTGGGAGATTAAGCATAGCGATATCCACAGCAGGAGCGGGGCCGACAGCAGCAGCTGAGATACGTGCTACACTTGAAGAACAGTTCGGTGATGAGTATGAGACGTATCTGGAGTTTTTGCACCAGATGAGGACTGAGGTAAAGTTACGTGTATCCTCACCGAGTCTCAGAAGCACGTTGCTCCGACAATTAACTGAAATGAACATATTAGAAGATATTCGTACAGGCCATTTCCGGTGGTGGACGGAAGAAGAAATCGGGGACTGGATATCCCGTAATCAGGAGGAAGTGTAG
- the ccsA gene encoding cytochrome c biogenesis protein CcsA — MYALSLLFYFSDCIRRNAGAKRTGTGFLVVVWGLQVTHVILRMWTEGHFPIYTTFDFLFIFSFSIVLMSLAMTRIQRSEFVILLLNVVGFSVTVLNRLWFTAGEISLHNWQTVHGLLIMHITLANLGFAALTVGTVFALLYLFLHHKLKKKKWNDTMRRMPSLEVIGKYMDGATLIGTPLLGVSVMLAVLSIVAETRWTLLLDLKVIATGLAIAIYVGYFVSKRRKQFSTIIMARWTLIGYGFVIISFLSNAYSAFHRWTGE, encoded by the coding sequence ATGTATGCCCTGAGCCTACTGTTCTATTTCTCGGACTGCATTCGACGCAATGCGGGGGCGAAGCGGACAGGCACAGGGTTTCTTGTTGTTGTTTGGGGGCTACAGGTCACACATGTCATATTGCGGATGTGGACCGAGGGCCATTTCCCAATCTACACGACCTTTGATTTTTTGTTTATATTTTCATTCAGTATCGTGCTGATGTCTCTCGCCATGACTCGCATCCAGCGTTCTGAATTTGTGATTCTGTTGCTGAATGTTGTTGGTTTTTCCGTAACTGTATTGAACCGACTATGGTTCACGGCTGGAGAGATATCACTGCACAATTGGCAAACCGTACATGGACTACTTATTATGCATATTACCTTGGCAAATCTCGGTTTTGCGGCGTTAACCGTTGGTACGGTATTTGCCTTGTTATATCTGTTCCTGCATCACAAGCTGAAGAAAAAAAAGTGGAATGATACAATGCGGCGGATGCCGAGCCTGGAAGTGATCGGCAAATACATGGATGGTGCTACTTTGATTGGTACACCGCTCCTTGGTGTTTCTGTGATGCTTGCGGTATTATCCATTGTGGCGGAAACACGCTGGACACTGCTTCTGGATCTCAAAGTTATTGCCACAGGCCTTGCTATAGCCATCTATGTGGGTTACTTCGTATCCAAGAGAAGGAAACAGTTCTCAACGATTATTATGGCAAGATGGACACTGATCGGATACGGATTTGTCATAATAAGTTTTTTATCCAATGCGTATTCAGCGTTTCATCGTTGGACGGGAGAGTGA
- the hemA gene encoding glutamyl-tRNA reductase has product MHIVVVGLNYRTAPVEVRERFTFAEKDLSEALQQLKLTKSVLEGVIVATCNRTELYVVVDRLHMCGYFIRTFMEQWFNVPREEFTQHLYIYEDDQAMRHLFRVICGLDSMVIGETQILGQVKQAFLKAQEEKSTGTWFNMLFKQAVTLGKRAHSETSIGESAVSVSYAAVELGKRIFGMFTDKKVLILGAGKMSELTVKHLYANGASEVIVANRTLARAEELAAKFRGTPCTMEQALERLTEVDIVISSTGAERYVMDAAVVRESMKRRQSRPLFLIDIAVPRDIDPAIAELSNVFLYDIDDLEGIVESNLEMRKVEAAKIERMIELEMEDYYHWLKTLGVRPVIRALQEKGVSIHEETMDSLFNKLPELDEHQRKVIRRLTKSIVNQMTTDPINRIKEMAGTKQGDEALRMFTQIFALEDAVETAAEKVNQSDATALGKPAAHLNENRQDPVPAYAPAGV; this is encoded by the coding sequence ATGCACATCGTTGTCGTTGGTTTGAATTATCGCACGGCGCCTGTAGAGGTTAGGGAACGATTCACATTTGCAGAAAAGGACTTGTCTGAAGCGCTGCAGCAGCTCAAGCTGACCAAGAGTGTATTGGAAGGTGTAATCGTGGCCACATGTAACCGTACCGAGTTGTATGTTGTGGTAGACCGTCTTCACATGTGTGGTTATTTTATTCGAACATTCATGGAACAATGGTTTAATGTACCACGGGAAGAATTTACGCAACACTTATATATATATGAAGATGATCAAGCCATGCGCCATTTGTTCCGTGTGATCTGCGGACTAGACTCCATGGTCATTGGTGAGACTCAGATTCTTGGACAGGTGAAACAGGCTTTTCTTAAAGCTCAGGAAGAGAAATCAACAGGTACTTGGTTTAATATGCTGTTCAAACAGGCAGTTACGTTGGGTAAACGGGCACATTCGGAGACTTCCATCGGGGAGAGCGCCGTATCCGTCAGTTATGCTGCTGTTGAGCTGGGCAAGCGGATCTTTGGCATGTTCACAGACAAGAAGGTACTGATTTTGGGTGCCGGCAAGATGAGTGAACTGACCGTGAAGCATCTCTATGCCAACGGAGCATCCGAAGTCATCGTGGCAAATCGTACGCTCGCAAGAGCCGAAGAATTGGCAGCCAAGTTCCGGGGAACACCTTGTACCATGGAACAGGCATTAGAGCGACTTACTGAAGTTGACATTGTTATTAGTTCCACTGGGGCTGAGCGTTATGTCATGGATGCAGCAGTGGTACGGGAGAGTATGAAGCGTCGTCAATCTCGTCCATTGTTCCTGATTGATATTGCAGTTCCGCGCGATATTGATCCGGCGATTGCTGAATTATCCAACGTCTTCCTCTACGATATTGATGATCTGGAAGGAATCGTGGAGAGCAACCTGGAGATGCGCAAGGTGGAAGCTGCCAAGATTGAGAGAATGATTGAGCTTGAGATGGAGGATTATTACCATTGGCTCAAAACGTTGGGCGTTCGTCCCGTCATTCGTGCTTTGCAGGAAAAAGGTGTCTCCATTCATGAAGAAACGATGGATAGCCTGTTCAATAAACTGCCTGAGCTCGATGAACATCAACGTAAAGTCATTCGTCGTTTGACCAAGAGTATTGTGAATCAAATGACGACAGATCCGATTAACCGGATCAAAGAAATGGCAGGTACGAAGCAAGGTGATGAAGCTCTGCGCATGTTTACTCAGATTTTTGCTCTGGAAGATGCAGTAGAGACGGCTGCTGAAAAAGTAAATCAGAGTGATGCCACGGCTCTGGGTAAACCAGCCGCTCACCTTAACGAAAACCGGCAAGACCCCGTGCCGGCTTATGCTCCGGCAGGCGTATAA
- a CDS encoding non-ribosomal peptide synthetase module — translation MAQRLATEYVKATMKLSEPQMHQFLRMTEDGRLHHRVKVLDNGCQQVVLGDISGEEVHFPFDRIEGFYICELSCRLVNLHLTNVVRKLFMTFKGDGVVHRIYKGFTMTYVYAQGTVRKIVEKTGENTRVIYEYKNTLLELQHLFQARDVEREINRVYAEIDSLLDTR, via the coding sequence ATGGCTCAGCGGTTAGCCACAGAGTACGTCAAGGCCACTATGAAATTGTCAGAACCCCAGATGCATCAGTTTTTGCGCATGACAGAAGACGGCAGACTCCATCATCGGGTGAAGGTGTTGGACAATGGTTGTCAGCAGGTTGTGCTGGGGGATATAAGTGGAGAAGAAGTTCATTTCCCTTTTGACCGTATAGAAGGGTTTTATATCTGTGAGTTATCTTGCCGCCTGGTGAATCTGCATCTGACTAACGTTGTCCGGAAGCTCTTTATGACTTTTAAGGGCGACGGGGTCGTTCATCGGATCTATAAAGGGTTCACCATGACGTATGTTTATGCTCAAGGCACTGTCCGTAAAATTGTGGAGAAAACCGGGGAGAACACCCGAGTGATCTATGAATACAAAAATACGTTGCTTGAATTGCAACATCTGTTCCAGGCCAGAGATGTAGAACGCGAAATTAACCGTGTGTATGCGGAGATTGATTCACTGCTGGACACTAGATAA
- the yihA gene encoding ribosome biogenesis GTP-binding protein YihA/YsxC, whose product MKVNQSEFIISAVRPEQYPEDGLPEIALAGRSNVGKSSLINRLINRKNLARTSSTPGKTQQLNYYKINQDLYFVDFPGYGYAKVSKEQRFAWGKMMEKYLLGREELKLVMQMVDMRHEPSKDDKMMNEWLRHNGLPLVVVATKMDKIPKTRRAKHIKVIKESLGLRSGDLFVPFSSEEGLGKEELWDIITRHARIDKYAPEVLDAENASEEKETNGING is encoded by the coding sequence ATGAAAGTAAATCAATCTGAATTTATTATCAGTGCCGTTCGGCCTGAACAATACCCTGAGGACGGTCTGCCAGAGATTGCTTTGGCGGGACGCTCCAATGTGGGGAAATCTTCCCTGATCAACCGTTTGATCAATCGTAAAAATCTGGCTCGGACAAGCTCAACACCGGGTAAGACCCAGCAACTGAACTATTATAAAATTAACCAGGATCTCTACTTCGTCGATTTCCCAGGGTATGGCTACGCCAAAGTTTCTAAAGAGCAGCGTTTTGCCTGGGGCAAAATGATGGAGAAATATTTGCTCGGACGTGAGGAATTGAAACTGGTTATGCAGATGGTGGATATGAGACATGAGCCATCCAAGGATGACAAGATGATGAATGAATGGCTTCGTCATAACGGACTGCCTTTGGTTGTAGTCGCAACCAAGATGGACAAGATTCCAAAAACACGCAGAGCCAAACATATCAAAGTCATCAAGGAATCACTGGGTCTTCGCTCAGGGGATTTGTTTGTACCATTCTCATCCGAAGAGGGATTGGGGAAAGAAGAGTTATGGGACATCATTACCCGCCATGCCCGCATAGATAAGTATGCACCAGAAGTACTGGATGCAGAGAATGCTTCTGAAGAGAAAGAAACCAACGGAATTAACGGATAA
- the lon gene encoding endopeptidase La, translating into MGPSKAKGRRFPLLPLRGLLVYPSMVLHLDVGREKSVKALEKAMVEEHLILLCSQAEVNIEEPTQEDIFRIGTVAKVRQMLKLPNGTIRVLVEGLERAEIIEYTDNEEYYEVLAQELPEEENTHPETDALMRTVLNQFENYINLSKKVTPETLAAVSDIEEPGRLADVITSHLSLKIKDKQEILETIDVRERLEKLLDILNNEREVLELERKISQRVKKQMEKTQKEYYLREQMKAIQKELGEKEGRAGEVEELRTQMEELGLPDKVKEKVEKEIDRLEKMPASSAEGGVIRNYVDWLLGLPWSQMTADDLDIQKAEDVLNADHYGLEKPKERVLEYLAVQKLVKKLKGPILCLVGPPGVGKTSLARSIARSLGREFVRISLGGVRDEAEIRGHRRTYVGAMPGRIIQGMKTAGSLNPVFLLDEIDKMASDFRGDPSAALLEVLDPEQNNTFSDHFVELPFDLSNVMFITTANTVHNIPRPLLDRMEMLNIPGYTELEKLQIAKNYLLPKQKQDHGLEEEQLEIPDDALLRVIREYTRESGVRNLEQQMASLCRKAAKNIVSGVEGQINITSDAVKDYLGPGKFRYGMAELEDQIGTVTGLAWTEVGGDTLVIEVTVVPGTGKLTLTGKLGDVMKESAQAAFSYTRSKATQLGIAPDFHEKNDIHIHVPEGAIPKDGPSAGITMATALISALTNKHVSKDIAMTGEITLRGRVLPIGGLKEKSLAAHRAGYKKILLPKDNERDLRDIPDSIKEDVEFVPVAHMDQVLQHALVEQAGIHL; encoded by the coding sequence ATGGGACCGAGCAAAGCGAAAGGTCGTCGTTTTCCTTTACTGCCTTTAAGAGGACTTCTCGTCTACCCGAGTATGGTACTGCATCTCGATGTGGGCCGGGAGAAATCGGTCAAGGCTTTAGAAAAAGCGATGGTAGAAGAACATTTGATTCTCCTATGTTCCCAAGCCGAAGTAAATATTGAGGAACCAACACAAGAGGACATTTTCAGAATCGGAACCGTGGCCAAGGTCAGACAGATGCTGAAGCTTCCGAACGGTACGATTCGTGTACTCGTGGAAGGCTTGGAACGGGCTGAAATTATTGAATATACGGACAACGAGGAATATTACGAAGTGCTGGCACAAGAACTGCCTGAAGAGGAGAATACTCATCCGGAGACGGATGCCTTGATGCGTACCGTTCTGAACCAGTTCGAGAATTATATTAATCTGTCCAAAAAAGTGACACCCGAGACACTTGCAGCAGTGTCCGACATCGAAGAACCGGGGCGCCTGGCCGATGTCATTACAAGTCACCTGTCCTTGAAGATCAAGGATAAACAGGAAATTCTGGAGACCATCGACGTTCGGGAACGTCTGGAGAAATTGCTGGACATCCTGAACAACGAACGCGAAGTGCTGGAGCTTGAACGTAAGATCAGCCAACGTGTGAAGAAACAGATGGAGAAAACGCAGAAGGAATATTATTTGCGCGAGCAGATGAAAGCGATCCAGAAAGAACTGGGTGAAAAAGAAGGCCGTGCGGGTGAGGTCGAGGAACTTCGTACTCAGATGGAAGAACTCGGCTTGCCGGACAAGGTGAAAGAAAAGGTCGAGAAAGAAATTGATCGACTGGAGAAAATGCCTGCAAGTTCAGCCGAGGGTGGAGTGATTCGTAACTACGTGGATTGGCTGCTTGGACTTCCTTGGAGTCAGATGACAGCAGATGATCTGGATATCCAAAAAGCCGAGGACGTGCTCAATGCAGATCATTACGGGTTGGAAAAGCCCAAAGAGCGTGTGCTTGAATATCTGGCTGTCCAGAAGCTCGTCAAGAAGCTCAAAGGGCCGATTCTCTGTCTGGTTGGACCTCCAGGGGTCGGTAAAACATCACTTGCCCGTTCGATCGCGAGATCGCTAGGACGGGAATTTGTAAGAATATCTCTTGGCGGCGTGCGGGATGAAGCGGAGATTCGTGGTCACCGCCGTACCTATGTAGGCGCCATGCCTGGGCGTATCATCCAGGGGATGAAAACGGCAGGTTCACTCAATCCGGTATTCCTGCTGGACGAGATTGATAAGATGGCTTCAGACTTCCGCGGAGATCCTTCCGCAGCACTGCTTGAAGTGCTTGATCCGGAACAAAATAATACGTTTAGTGATCACTTTGTAGAATTGCCGTTTGACTTATCCAACGTTATGTTTATAACAACTGCCAACACCGTACACAACATTCCGCGTCCTTTGCTGGATCGGATGGAAATGCTCAACATCCCTGGTTACACGGAGCTGGAGAAGCTGCAAATTGCGAAAAACTATTTGCTGCCCAAACAGAAGCAGGACCATGGTCTGGAAGAAGAGCAACTGGAAATCCCGGATGACGCACTGTTGCGTGTAATTCGTGAATATACACGGGAGTCCGGTGTACGGAATCTGGAACAGCAGATGGCTTCGTTGTGCCGGAAAGCGGCCAAGAACATCGTATCCGGTGTGGAAGGTCAGATCAACATCACATCAGATGCGGTCAAAGACTACCTTGGACCTGGCAAGTTCCGTTATGGCATGGCCGAGCTGGAAGATCAGATTGGTACCGTAACCGGTCTCGCATGGACTGAAGTGGGTGGAGATACTCTTGTCATTGAAGTGACTGTCGTACCTGGAACAGGTAAATTGACCCTCACAGGTAAACTGGGGGATGTCATGAAGGAATCGGCTCAAGCCGCATTCAGCTACACCCGTTCCAAAGCTACGCAGCTCGGGATTGCACCAGACTTCCATGAGAAGAACGATATCCACATCCACGTTCCGGAAGGAGCGATTCCGAAGGATGGTCCGTCTGCGGGGATTACGATGGCAACAGCGTTAATCTCAGCCTTGACGAACAAACATGTTTCGAAGGATATCGCCATGACTGGTGAAATCACGTTGCGTGGGCGTGTACTGCCGATTGGTGGTCTGAAAGAAAAATCACTGGCAGCCCATCGTGCCGGCTATAAAAAAATATTATTGCCTAAGGATAACGAACGGGATCTGCGTGACATTCCAGACAGCATCAAGGAAGATGTGGAATTTGTCCCAGTAGCCCATATGGATCAGGTGCTGCAGCATGCACTTGTTGAGCAGGCAGGAATTCACCTGTAA